One window from the genome of Pseudomonadota bacterium encodes:
- a CDS encoding DUF4258 domain-containing protein, translating into MPEVGKIIFRTHAIKRMFQRRINEKDVRSVLETGEIIEMYPDDTPYPSCLILGWMANRPIHIVAADNIADNETIVITVYEPERDKWSPNFKRRIP; encoded by the coding sequence TTGCCGGAAGTTGGTAAGATTATATTTCGAACTCATGCGATTAAACGAATGTTTCAACGTCGCATTAATGAAAAGGATGTTCGTTCTGTTCTGGAAACTGGAGAAATCATAGAAATGTACCCGGACGACACACCATATCCAAGCTGCCTCATCTTAGGGTGGATGGCAAATAGACCGATACATATTGTTGCAGCAGATAATATCGCTGACAATGAAACGATTGTTATTACTGTTTATGAACCTGAGCGAGATAAATGGAGCCCTAATTTTAAAAGGAGAATCCCATGA
- a CDS encoding cysteine desulfurase family protein, with protein MIYADNAATTRISDSVFKKMLPFLREEYGNASSQYSFGAKAKRAIEQARKHVAVAIGAEPPEIIFTSGGSEANSWVFRCVADTYRIEPMHIVTTAIEHHSVLNVCRSLEQTGIQVTYLPVDKTGHVSVDNVKAAIRPHTKLVSVMLVNNEIGTIQPIAEIGRLLKPESILFHTDAVQAVGHIPVDVNDLQVDFLTASAHKFNGAKGTGILYKRSALQLLPLVFGGGQEHGLRAGTENVAGIVAAGYAIEESIGEMADTARRLKAMVEDTVNGIKEKIPSIRVNGGSEFRLPGTVNLCFDGVSGESLMHLLDLKGVCVSTSSACTSGKDEPSHVLLALGLTEQQAKSAIRISYGQYNCADEVGKVVTAVCDAYKKIVENC; from the coding sequence GTGATTTACGCAGACAACGCCGCGACTACAAGAATATCTGACAGCGTCTTTAAGAAGATGCTCCCGTTTCTGCGTGAGGAATACGGCAACGCCTCCAGCCAGTATTCGTTTGGGGCAAAAGCCAAACGCGCTATAGAGCAGGCACGAAAACATGTTGCAGTGGCCATCGGTGCAGAGCCGCCTGAAATCATCTTCACCTCCGGCGGTTCGGAAGCGAACAGTTGGGTGTTTCGATGCGTCGCGGATACCTACCGTATCGAGCCGATGCACATTGTAACTACTGCTATCGAACATCATTCTGTGCTGAACGTTTGCCGCTCACTTGAACAGACTGGCATTCAGGTTACCTATTTACCCGTTGATAAGACGGGACATGTTTCGGTCGATAATGTAAAGGCGGCAATTAGACCCCACACCAAACTGGTGTCGGTTATGCTTGTCAACAACGAAATCGGCACGATTCAGCCGATAGCGGAGATAGGTCGATTACTGAAACCTGAAAGCATTCTGTTTCATACGGATGCTGTGCAAGCTGTCGGACATATCCCTGTCGACGTAAACGACCTACAGGTTGACTTTTTGACTGCCTCCGCACACAAGTTCAACGGGGCGAAAGGCACGGGAATTTTATATAAACGGTCTGCCTTGCAATTATTGCCATTGGTGTTCGGCGGCGGACAAGAACACGGTCTTCGCGCCGGAACGGAGAATGTCGCCGGAATCGTAGCGGCGGGTTACGCTATTGAGGAAAGTATCGGTGAAATGGCTGATACGGCAAGGCGGCTGAAGGCAATGGTCGAAGATACCGTGAATGGCATAAAAGAAAAAATACCCTCCATAAGGGTTAACGGGGGCAGCGAGTTCCGTCTCCCCGGCACGGTCAACCTTTGTTTTGACGGCGTTTCGGGTGAATCCCTTATGCATCTGCTTGACCTGAAAGGTGTTTGCGTGTCCACAAGTTCGGCTTGCACTTCAGGTAAAGACGAGCCATCGCACGTGCTTCTTGCTTTGGGGCTTACCGAACAGCAAGCAAAGTCGGCGATTCGCATATCTTACGGTCAATACAACTGTGCAGATGAAGTCGGTAAGGTAGTCACGGCTGTGTGTGATGCTTACAAAAAGATAGTTGAAAACTGCTGA
- a CDS encoding HD domain-containing protein produces the protein MKQTLQIIRNLFRKRTQQENILSQDTNETLSEDRLTTPLIKESPYILTAQPIDSAIHDLYAEFVHPYKKEFLLFNSLEGTLNLLNILEKHGDCPSVRTYGLASNGTASQWHVLARVSLKDHSCRVARIIIALHKKEYPGSYLDLIPMHIITALGHDVGKIPAFGSLDNYATADHPIIGARVVRSCFAGHDTPWIMAVTQAIINHHRDSNDTHDRILRRADHLARGQELVLY, from the coding sequence ATGAAACAGACATTGCAAATCATACGAAATTTATTCAGGAAAAGAACTCAACAGGAGAACATTCTCTCTCAGGATACCAATGAAACTCTATCGGAGGACAGACTTACTACCCCCCTCATCAAGGAGTCTCCCTATATCCTAACAGCACAGCCCATTGATAGCGCAATCCATGATCTCTATGCAGAGTTTGTTCACCCATACAAAAAGGAGTTTCTGCTTTTCAATTCTCTGGAAGGCACCCTTAATCTGCTCAACATACTTGAAAAGCATGGTGATTGCCCATCGGTACGAACATATGGACTGGCCTCAAACGGCACAGCTTCTCAATGGCATGTCCTTGCAAGGGTCTCCCTTAAGGACCACAGTTGCCGCGTTGCGAGGATTATAATTGCATTACACAAGAAGGAATATCCCGGAAGTTATCTTGATTTGATACCCATGCATATAATTACAGCCTTGGGTCATGATGTGGGGAAGATCCCTGCCTTCGGAAGTTTAGACAACTATGCCACGGCAGACCACCCGATCATCGGGGCCAGAGTCGTCAGGAGTTGTTTCGCAGGTCATGATACCCCATGGATAATGGCTGTCACGCAGGCAATTATTAACCACCATCGGGACAGCAATGATACTCATGACAGGATACTCCGTCGCGCAGACCACCTGGCAAGGGGGCAGGAGCTTGTTCTTTATTAG
- the brxL gene encoding BREX system Lon protease-like protein BrxL, which yields MIEKLRNCFDEMVVYKDLKKSNFFSALSLPSFMRDWLLKRFEDENGYFDSDELVSFVRTYLPRKDDWKTIKDKVIIEQERVKFLAKVSVDIDIRTSEVSFALPDFGLSNKDTVIEDSVWQSCKNDLLNGREIWGMVEIGHRQPDDYKAKGSNHGKIKLTAFKTFCPYTIDIDYYKDARREFTTAEWLDVLLGAVDYNASGYLGDEEKKLTMLTRLLPFVEKRLNLIELAPKGTGKSYLFGRVSRFGWLSSGGVMSRAKMFYDQNKRVEGLVSGNDFITFDEVQTISFTDVDEMRAALKGYLELGIFTVGNYEGKAEAGVILCGNIKKETMDEDGFGNMFEELPSVFHESALIERFHGFIKGWNIPRMNDDLKIAGWALNSEYFCSIMHELRDDISYRAIVDELIEVPEAADTRDTEAVKRIATAYLKLLFPQVRSADDITAREFKRYCLDRARKMRDTIKYQLGLLDAEYRGKDIPAFSVRPDPEEVR from the coding sequence ATGATTGAGAAACTCAGAAATTGCTTTGACGAGATGGTCGTGTACAAAGACCTCAAGAAGAGCAACTTCTTCTCCGCTCTGAGCCTGCCTTCCTTTATGCGTGACTGGCTCTTAAAGAGGTTCGAGGATGAGAACGGTTACTTCGACTCCGATGAATTGGTTAGTTTTGTGCGGACTTACTTGCCGCGCAAGGACGACTGGAAGACAATAAAGGATAAAGTTATAATCGAACAAGAGCGAGTGAAGTTCCTTGCTAAGGTGTCGGTTGATATCGACATCAGGACGAGCGAGGTGTCGTTTGCGTTGCCCGACTTCGGGTTGTCAAACAAAGATACCGTCATTGAGGACTCGGTGTGGCAAAGCTGCAAAAACGACTTACTAAACGGTCGTGAGATTTGGGGAATGGTAGAAATCGGTCACCGTCAGCCTGATGACTACAAGGCAAAGGGCTCGAATCATGGCAAAATCAAGCTGACGGCGTTTAAGACTTTCTGCCCATATACCATTGATATCGACTACTACAAAGATGCACGTCGAGAATTCACTACAGCGGAGTGGCTTGATGTCCTGCTTGGTGCGGTGGACTACAACGCGAGCGGTTATCTCGGCGATGAGGAAAAGAAACTTACGATGCTCACCCGTCTACTTCCGTTCGTTGAAAAACGGCTGAACCTTATTGAACTTGCCCCGAAAGGAACCGGCAAATCATATTTGTTCGGCCGCGTCAGCCGCTTCGGGTGGCTTTCGAGCGGCGGCGTTATGAGTCGTGCAAAGATGTTCTATGACCAAAACAAGCGTGTCGAGGGATTAGTGTCCGGCAACGACTTCATCACTTTTGATGAAGTACAGACCATTTCGTTCACCGATGTGGACGAAATGCGCGCCGCATTGAAGGGCTACCTTGAATTGGGAATCTTCACCGTCGGCAACTACGAGGGAAAAGCAGAAGCGGGCGTTATCCTCTGCGGCAACATCAAGAAGGAAACGATGGACGAGGACGGCTTTGGTAATATGTTTGAGGAACTGCCGTCCGTGTTCCACGAATCGGCTTTGATTGAACGTTTCCACGGCTTCATCAAAGGGTGGAATATCCCCAGAATGAACGACGACCTCAAAATTGCAGGTTGGGCGTTAAACTCGGAATATTTTTGCTCGATTATGCACGAACTGCGCGATGATATCAGTTACCGCGCAATTGTGGATGAACTTATCGAAGTCCCCGAAGCGGCGGACACCCGTGATACAGAAGCGGTCAAGCGTATCGCCACGGCTTACCTGAAGCTGCTGTTCCCGCAGGTTCGCAGCGCAGACGACATCACTGCCCGCGAGTTTAAGCGGTACTGCCTTGACAGGGCGCGAAAGATGAGGGATACGATTAAGTACCAGTTGGGGCTGCTCGACGCGGAGTATCGCGGGAAAGACATCCCTGCGTTCAGCGTCAGGCCTGACCCTGAAGAAGTGAGGTAA
- the pglZ gene encoding BREX-4 system phosphatase PglZ → METGNRMQIDSVKKYLTSSVKTPYFLFISDRQYATAMDELSVLGLDFVTMSGFCNNDDRMPDIDGLFTYIKAAGENGNSKKFVVTGLGEFLALRGSDEAIRTLSRLKDHNVGGAKVVLLLRGLASLIAGLQTDPRFDNRRFSVVDKAECDLSFTLAAPSVGLSALSGFKAMLAELENGRRGSIVVNTAVDLDKALFTVHRISSAYEGIKFLIRGFVLAHSCGSDARWAELLTELNQSNGALDEVFEKHDLGNNLESDFYARIAGSDYRNWLYFICLKSKADTLQDGYLRFVLDKTSRFEDFAGHVLNAIIDIPHTDKRFPSFYQERKVLVEKFPEPDIADFVVNNRKVVSESIYKLTDSTRVEREEIIAWLSKNGMVPHLDGLYPALAAYLKKYVFKCPGLADLLTEYFEAYKRQKLSNELEPEFLEKVDELAFSRKFNRLPTRNEIMDNVDKSDTFLYWLDALGVEFLGFIEALAQKRGLSVRVNIARAELPTITVINRDFFDGWQGRKEKNDNFDDTKHKDTGGYNFTNNELPIHLAKELDIITAMIDKAATELALRHCKLFLIVSDHGTSRLAVLRRKEEKYDTDTTGEHSGRCCEMFQPYDLPFAAEENGYLILADYGRFKGSRAANVEVHGGASLEEVVVPVIELSLKDGSVTVKLVDESVTVDFRTGTEIKLFFNSPMQNVSVVLNGKPYSASQIDVNHYSVKLPDTKRAGDYSADVYAGDNLIGKIMIKAQGKSGKVNDAFDGLF, encoded by the coding sequence ATGGAGACGGGAAATAGAATGCAAATTGACTCGGTAAAGAAATACCTGACATCCTCCGTCAAAACACCATATTTCCTGTTCATCAGCGACAGGCAGTATGCGACCGCAATGGATGAGTTGTCGGTCTTGGGGCTTGATTTCGTCACGATGAGCGGTTTCTGCAACAACGACGACAGAATGCCTGACATCGATGGACTCTTCACCTATATCAAGGCTGCAGGTGAGAATGGAAATAGCAAAAAGTTCGTTGTAACTGGGCTTGGCGAGTTTCTTGCGCTTCGCGGAAGCGATGAGGCAATACGCACCCTTTCGCGGCTGAAAGACCATAATGTCGGCGGTGCAAAAGTCGTGTTGCTTCTGCGAGGGCTTGCCTCGCTGATTGCCGGGCTGCAGACCGACCCTCGCTTTGACAACCGTCGGTTCAGCGTCGTCGACAAGGCTGAATGCGACTTGTCGTTTACCCTTGCCGCCCCGTCTGTCGGATTGTCGGCTTTATCGGGCTTCAAAGCGATGCTTGCGGAACTCGAAAATGGGCGGCGTGGTAGTATTGTCGTGAACACGGCTGTCGATCTCGATAAGGCGTTATTCACGGTACATCGAATCAGCAGCGCCTACGAGGGCATTAAGTTCTTAATAAGGGGCTTTGTCTTGGCGCATTCCTGCGGGAGCGACGCTCGCTGGGCAGAGTTGCTGACAGAACTCAACCAGAGCAACGGGGCTCTTGACGAGGTCTTCGAAAAACACGATCTTGGCAATAATCTGGAGTCGGATTTTTACGCCCGTATTGCCGGGAGTGACTACCGCAACTGGCTCTATTTCATCTGCCTGAAGAGCAAAGCAGACACATTGCAGGACGGATATCTTCGGTTCGTACTGGACAAGACTAGCCGTTTTGAGGACTTTGCCGGGCATGTCCTGAACGCGATAATCGATATCCCGCACACGGATAAGCGGTTTCCCTCGTTCTATCAGGAGCGTAAGGTTCTAGTCGAGAAGTTCCCTGAGCCGGATATCGCTGACTTCGTGGTGAATAATCGAAAAGTGGTGTCTGAAAGCATTTATAAGCTGACGGATAGCACAAGGGTGGAGCGTGAAGAGATCATCGCTTGGCTCTCGAAAAACGGTATGGTTCCGCATCTTGATGGTCTTTATCCAGCGTTGGCGGCTTACCTGAAAAAATATGTATTCAAATGCCCTGGACTGGCTGACTTGCTGACAGAGTATTTCGAGGCGTATAAACGGCAAAAGCTGTCTAATGAGCTTGAACCTGAATTCTTGGAAAAGGTTGATGAACTTGCTTTCTCGCGGAAGTTCAACAGGCTGCCGACGCGGAACGAAATTATGGACAACGTGGATAAGAGCGACACCTTCCTGTACTGGCTTGATGCCCTCGGTGTCGAATTTCTGGGCTTTATCGAAGCCTTAGCACAAAAGCGCGGTTTGTCGGTTCGGGTCAACATTGCCCGTGCGGAACTTCCGACTATAACGGTCATCAACCGAGACTTTTTTGATGGGTGGCAAGGTCGCAAAGAGAAGAACGATAACTTTGATGATACCAAGCACAAAGACACGGGCGGTTACAACTTTACTAATAATGAATTGCCCATCCATCTTGCAAAAGAACTGGACATCATCACGGCGATGATAGACAAGGCGGCTACGGAACTTGCGCTAAGGCATTGCAAACTCTTCCTGATTGTAAGCGACCACGGCACATCGCGGCTCGCTGTCCTGCGACGCAAGGAGGAAAAATACGATACCGATACGACAGGCGAGCATTCGGGGCGTTGCTGTGAGATGTTTCAGCCCTATGACCTCCCGTTCGCCGCAGAGGAGAACGGATACCTCATACTTGCCGATTACGGACGCTTCAAGGGCAGCCGCGCAGCGAACGTCGAGGTTCACGGCGGGGCGTCGTTGGAAGAAGTAGTCGTTCCCGTCATTGAACTGTCTCTGAAGGATGGAAGCGTAACGGTTAAACTGGTCGACGAGAGCGTGACCGTAGACTTTCGAACCGGCACGGAGATTAAGCTGTTCTTTAACTCGCCGATGCAGAATGTTTCTGTTGTCCTTAATGGGAAGCCCTACTCGGCTTCGCAGATAGATGTGAACCACTACTCCGTGAAGTTGCCTGACACAAAACGGGCAGGCGACTATTCGGCGGACGTTTACGCGGGCGACAACCTGATTGGCAAGATTATGATTAAGGCGCAAGGCAAGAGCGGCAAAGTCAATGACGCTTTTGATGGCTTGTTTTAG
- a CDS encoding type II toxin-antitoxin system MqsA family antitoxin — protein sequence MKCVICKHAETEPGTTTVTLERDGLTYVIKQVPAQVCPNCGEDYVDENVTGDLLKSAEQMVKVGTQVDIRQYVAA from the coding sequence ATGAAATGTGTCATTTGCAAACACGCTGAAACAGAACCTGGCACAACAACGGTCACCCTGGAAAGGGATGGTCTTACCTACGTTATTAAACAAGTACCTGCTCAAGTATGCCCGAATTGTGGTGAAGATTATGTAGATGAAAATGTAACAGGTGATCTGCTTAAATCTGCAGAGCAAATGGTAAAAGTTGGTACACAGGTGGATATACGCCAATACGTTGCCGCATAA
- a CDS encoding helix-turn-helix domain-containing protein has protein sequence MNEMEDRWLSITEICKYLGVSNDTVYKWIDKHGMPAHRMGRLWKFKKDGVDEWVKAGGAADRNKKGLDE, from the coding sequence ATGAACGAGATGGAAGACCGCTGGTTATCAATAACCGAGATCTGCAAATACCTTGGGGTCAGTAATGACACCGTATACAAGTGGATCGACAAGCATGGAATGCCCGCGCATCGCATGGGCCGTCTTTGGAAGTTCAAGAAAGACGGGGTCGACGAGTGGGTGAAGGCTGGCGGCGCGGCAGACCGCAACAAGAAGGGTTTGGACGAATGA
- a CDS encoding phosphoadenosine phosphosulfate reductase family protein yields MYSYTYDKKTGGLLLNSSPTWFSKEPRPVYAAELDVLGFDKYWKYDKQTDCPYMWAEANHYYYRGTLVAKLKGGSVYTPPEIIIPNGEDGKPIMPEPKGISLRPVDIGAMVEANHAMLEIIEQTTVKKILAVYTKYKDRLDCFHVAFSGGKDSCVLLDLVKKALPKGSFVVVFGDTRMEFLDTYEVIEKTKQQCAEDDIPFCIAKSHLNPKESWKLFGPPSRVLRWCCSVHKSTPQTLKLREITGKDDYTGLAFVGVRAHESATRAEYEYENYGKKQKGQYSHNSILEWTSAEIWLYIYANDITLNEAYKKGSARVGCLCCPMGGGKASFTEQANYPQETEVYLSLIRSSNSRAIITAENYVANGGWNARKNGRFLTDNKPIYSESVKNAEIIIEVSFPKTDWKEWIKTLGDLSGDGDDYIIVFGGQAHSFSCKPGTKGYVVRLDEKNAKDNPLFGKLFRYAFRKAAYCLECKTCQAICKFGCLSFDDSLKIENCRHCFECHSMNAGCWAYDSLKIPKGEEQKMKTINCFSNHAPKIEWFSDFFEQKQGFLTENSLGPVQKTKFKRFLKDAELILKEEVTAFAELGSSMGWNTEAFLGLMLTNLVANNPQIEWYTQALDVGRSYRRSEIEDTLSADGQSKDNISSILNAYKRLVETPLGASLHWGFVTDQGDLVRTKCSVSDPRVVLYGLFKFAEKCNDYKEFTLATLLNDSIDRDGISPTRIFGLDREDMTPLLLGLSAKYPEFIMASFTHDLEKITLAEDKSSQEVLSLFKGDAANGQ; encoded by the coding sequence ATGTACTCGTATACGTACGACAAGAAAACGGGCGGGTTACTTCTTAATTCCTCGCCGACCTGGTTCTCCAAAGAACCCCGCCCGGTATACGCGGCCGAATTGGACGTGCTGGGCTTTGATAAGTATTGGAAGTACGACAAGCAGACCGACTGTCCCTATATGTGGGCGGAAGCAAACCATTACTACTATCGCGGGACGCTCGTCGCAAAACTGAAAGGCGGCAGCGTCTACACCCCTCCGGAGATTATCATTCCGAACGGCGAGGACGGCAAACCGATAATGCCGGAACCTAAAGGCATATCGCTTCGCCCCGTTGACATAGGGGCTATGGTTGAAGCAAATCATGCGATGCTTGAAATCATCGAGCAGACCACGGTCAAGAAAATACTTGCAGTCTACACCAAGTACAAGGACAGGCTCGACTGCTTCCACGTGGCATTTTCGGGCGGCAAGGACAGTTGTGTCCTGCTCGACCTCGTTAAGAAAGCCCTGCCCAAAGGCAGCTTCGTGGTGGTATTCGGCGATACGCGCATGGAGTTCCTGGACACCTACGAGGTAATCGAAAAGACCAAACAACAATGTGCCGAGGATGATATACCGTTCTGCATTGCCAAGTCGCACCTCAACCCGAAAGAGTCGTGGAAGTTATTCGGCCCCCCATCGCGTGTGCTCCGTTGGTGCTGCTCGGTGCATAAAAGCACTCCGCAGACGTTGAAGTTGCGGGAGATTACGGGAAAAGACGACTATACGGGTTTGGCGTTCGTTGGCGTTCGGGCTCATGAAAGCGCGACACGTGCCGAGTACGAGTATGAAAACTATGGCAAAAAGCAAAAGGGGCAGTACAGCCACAACTCAATCCTCGAATGGACATCTGCAGAAATATGGCTTTATATCTATGCAAATGACATAACGCTAAACGAGGCGTACAAAAAAGGTAGCGCAAGGGTCGGTTGTCTCTGTTGCCCGATGGGCGGCGGCAAGGCGAGTTTTACCGAACAAGCGAATTACCCGCAAGAAACAGAAGTGTACTTGTCACTCATTCGCAGTAGTAACTCAAGGGCTATCATAACCGCCGAGAACTATGTTGCTAATGGCGGCTGGAATGCCAGAAAGAACGGGAGATTCCTAACGGATAACAAACCGATTTATTCAGAGTCTGTCAAGAATGCCGAAATTATTATTGAAGTTTCATTCCCAAAGACGGACTGGAAAGAATGGATAAAAACGCTTGGAGACCTATCTGGCGACGGCGATGATTACATCATTGTTTTCGGAGGTCAAGCCCATAGCTTTTCCTGTAAACCAGGCACGAAGGGTTATGTGGTCAGGTTAGATGAAAAGAATGCAAAAGACAATCCACTCTTCGGGAAGCTGTTCCGATATGCATTTCGGAAAGCGGCTTATTGCCTAGAATGTAAGACGTGTCAGGCTATATGCAAATTCGGATGTCTTAGCTTTGATGACAGTTTGAAAATAGAGAACTGCCGACACTGCTTCGAATGCCATTCAATGAATGCGGGTTGTTGGGCATACGACTCACTGAAAATCCCGAAAGGAGAAGAGCAAAAAATGAAAACGATTAACTGCTTCAGCAACCACGCGCCGAAAATCGAATGGTTTAGTGACTTCTTCGAACAAAAGCAAGGATTCCTTACGGAGAACTCGTTAGGCCCCGTCCAAAAGACGAAGTTTAAACGCTTTCTTAAAGATGCCGAACTTATACTTAAAGAGGAGGTGACGGCGTTTGCTGAGTTAGGTTCGTCTATGGGCTGGAATACCGAAGCGTTTTTGGGGCTTATGCTGACGAACCTTGTCGCCAACAATCCACAAATCGAGTGGTATACACAAGCGCTGGATGTGGGGCGTTCATATAGACGGAGCGAGATTGAAGATACGCTATCCGCCGACGGACAAAGCAAGGACAACATTTCAAGCATTCTCAATGCTTACAAGCGTCTGGTCGAGACACCACTCGGCGCAAGCCTGCACTGGGGCTTCGTCACAGACCAGGGCGACCTCGTGCGCACGAAATGCTCGGTGAGCGACCCGCGCGTGGTGCTGTACGGCCTGTTCAAGTTTGCGGAAAAATGCAACGACTATAAGGAGTTCACGCTTGCCACGCTCCTGAATGACAGCATCGATCGAGACGGCATCAGCCCCACCCGCATCTTCGGGCTTGACCGTGAGGATATGACGCCGCTCTTGTTAGGACTGTCGGCAAAGTACCCTGAATTCATTATGGCGTCGTTCACCCACGACCTCGAAAAGATAACACTGGCAGAGGACAAATCGTCACAAGAGGTACTCAGCTTGTTTAAGGGGGATGCAGCAAATGGCCAATAA
- a CDS encoding helix-turn-helix domain-containing protein translates to MDTKEKIVLDAMKKEGKPMRPGDIAKKAEMDKDEVSKIIDSLKKEGKVISPKRCFYEPVQ, encoded by the coding sequence ATGGATACAAAAGAAAAGATTGTTCTGGATGCAATGAAAAAAGAAGGAAAACCTATGAGACCCGGAGACATTGCCAAAAAAGCTGAAATGGACAAAGATGAGGTTTCCAAAATTATTGATAGCTTAAAGAAGGAAGGAAAAGTGATATCACCGAAGCGATGCTTCTATGAACCCGTACAGTAA
- a CDS encoding nucleotidyl transferase AbiEii/AbiGii toxin family protein, with translation MAKITTILETIKPVLANLINESPSKNNLYKWNLLKEYLQIVVLDFIYSHPDYGQLLFYGGSALAHCFDLQRLSEDLDFIDETKKINVSKLAKDLENYFRKRTDLDVKTTVQKFRIYLKFPILHDLGVTTREETDILFLKVEIYSEFDFCTKYSTDIRPIFRHNRSVLIKTLDISTLMATKIRAILFRKWEKTDKQGKTTVKVKGRDYFDLLWYLQKGIQPNLSCIEGFENMKDLKDRLLAIIASIDSQSIQLDLEALISNPGFVNNMSKNMKAILDREISEKL, from the coding sequence TTGGCTAAAATAACAACTATCCTGGAAACTATCAAACCGGTTCTCGCAAACCTAATAAATGAATCTCCGTCAAAAAATAATCTTTACAAGTGGAATCTTCTCAAAGAGTATCTTCAGATAGTAGTCCTTGATTTTATTTACTCACATCCCGATTATGGCCAGCTTCTTTTTTACGGAGGTTCGGCTCTTGCACACTGTTTTGACCTCCAGCGTCTTTCTGAAGATTTAGATTTCATTGATGAAACAAAAAAGATCAATGTTTCAAAACTGGCCAAGGATTTAGAAAACTATTTTAGAAAGCGTACTGATCTTGATGTCAAAACAACTGTCCAGAAATTCCGCATATATTTAAAGTTTCCAATCCTTCACGATCTCGGCGTTACCACAAGAGAAGAAACAGACATCTTATTTCTCAAGGTTGAGATTTATTCCGAGTTTGATTTCTGTACAAAATACTCTACGGACATTCGCCCGATTTTCAGGCATAACCGCTCCGTTCTCATTAAGACCCTTGATATATCTACCCTCATGGCAACAAAAATCAGGGCGATCCTTTTCCGTAAGTGGGAAAAAACAGACAAACAGGGGAAAACAACGGTGAAGGTAAAAGGTCGGGACTATTTTGATCTCCTCTGGTATCTTCAGAAAGGCATTCAGCCAAACCTATCCTGCATAGAAGGCTTTGAGAACATGAAAGATCTCAAAGATAGGCTTCTTGCAATAATCGCCAGTATAGATAGCCAGAGTATCCAGCTTGACCTTGAGGCCCTCATTAGCAACCCCGGTTTTGTCAATAATATGAGTAAGAATATGAAAGCGATTCTGGATCGGGAGATTTCGGAGAAACTTTAA